A region of the Corallococcus silvisoli genome:
GTTCGAGCAGGCCGTGCGCGCGGTGTGCAACCTGCCCCTGGGCTCCGTGGAGGTGGTGCGCCCCGCCGCCATCGTGAACCTGCTGGGCGACCTGTGGCTGCGCGAAGGCGGCCCCCGGTTCGCGCAGGCGCTGGCGCTGCCCGGCGTCCGGCTGCACCTGTACGGCAAGCGTGACGCGCGCAAGGGCCGCAAGATGGGCCACCTGTCCGCGGTGGGGCGCACGCCCGAGGACGCGCTCGAGCGCGTGAAGGCCGCCGCCACGCTCCTGGGGATGTAACGCCCGTGAAGACGAACGCCGCCCGCCTGCTGGATTCGCTCGGCATCGCGTACACCCTGCGCGACTACGACGTGGATCCGGACGACCTGTCCGCGGAGACGGTGGCCGCCAAGGTGGGCATGCCGCCGGAGCAGGTCTTCAAGACGCTGGTGGCGAAGGGCGACCGCACCGGCGTGCTGATGGCGGTCGTGCCCGGCAACGCGGAGCTGGACCTGAAGTCCCTCGCGCGGCTCAGCGGCGACCGCAAGGTGGAGACGGTCCCGCTCAAGGAGCTGCAGCCGCTCACCGGCTACATCCGGGGCGGCGTCACCGCGCTGGGGGGCAAGAAGGACTACCCCGTCTTCGTGGATGAGACGCTGGAGCTGTTCGACACCGTCGCCGTGTCGGCCGGGGTGCGGGGCACGCAACTGGTGCTCGCCCCCGCGGACTACCTGCGCGTGACGAAGGGCCGGACGGGACCCATCTCGCGCCCGAAGGCGTAGACCCTTTTCGCCGCCCGCGCGTTCGAAGGGACATTCCCGGCCCGAGGGCCGTTCCCGGGGTGTCCCGATGAATGCCGCCGTGTTGCAGTTCCACCACCGCGAAGCCTTCGAGCAGACCGTCACGCGCGCGCTGGCGGCAGGCGCCGGGGCGGGCCTCCTGCAGTGGCTCACCCTGCGCGTGGGCATGCCGGTGCCGCTGACGTGGCTGGTCCCCGCCGCGGTGGTGCTGGCGTGCGCCCGGGGCGACCGGTGGGACCGGGGCCTGCTCAGCGGGCTGGGGCTGCTGCTCGTGGGCTTGCCGTATGGCCTGGGCCTTTCGCCCGCGTGGACGGTGGCGACGAGCGGCGCGGCCGCCGGGGCCCTGCTGGTGCGCGCCCGCCTCAACGACCTGGGCGAGGAGGGCCAGGTGGCGGAGGCCCGCCCCACGCTCATCCACTACGGGCTGGGCAGCGTGCTGGGCGCCGGGCTCACCCTGGCGGGCGGCGTGGTGGCGAAGGTCCTGGCGGTGCGGCTGGCCTCCGTGGCCACGCCCACCTTGCTGGCCGCGGTGGTGGTGGGTGGCATCGTGGGGTTGTTCGTGGGGCTGGGGGCCATCGCCGCGCACCTGGGGCTGACGGCCGACCCGGTGGAGGCGCGCGCGGAGGAGCTGCTGCCCCAGCTGTCGGGTGACTTCCACACGCTGTCCGAGCGCGCGCTGTCGCTCTATCGGCAGTGCGGACAGTCGCTGGCGAAGCTGCCTCGGGAGCCCGCGCGCGAGGAGCTGGCCCGCACGCTGGCGCGCATCACCCGCGGCGCGGTGGAGCTGGCGTCCGAGTGGGCCGGCGTGGAGGCCCAGTTGGAGGAGCGCGCCACGGCGGAGCTCCAGGCGGAGCGGGACAGCCTGGAGCGCGGCGCGCGCGCCAGCACCGACCCGGTGGCCCGGCGCCAATTGGAGGTCGCGGCGGCGTCGCTGGCCGAGGAGGTGGAGCGGCTGGGGGGCATGCGCCAGCGCCGGGAGCGCATCCTCGCGAGGCTGCGCGCGGAGGTGGCCCTGCTGGAGCGCGCGCGCGTGTCGCTGCTGTCCTTGCGCAGCGGCCAGGCCCAGCTGAAGGCGGCGGAGCTGGCGTCGCTGGCCCGACGTTTCCGCGCCCTCTCGACCGCCCAGGGGGAGGAAGGTCAGGCGATGGACGCGGTCGCGGCGCAGGTCACGCTGACCCAGGTCGCGCCGGTGGAGGCCCCCCCGCTGGCGCCCGTGGACCCCGCGCCCCTCGCCTC
Encoded here:
- a CDS encoding AAA family ATPase, giving the protein MNAAVLQFHHREAFEQTVTRALAAGAGAGLLQWLTLRVGMPVPLTWLVPAAVVLACARGDRWDRGLLSGLGLLLVGLPYGLGLSPAWTVATSGAAAGALLVRARLNDLGEEGQVAEARPTLIHYGLGSVLGAGLTLAGGVVAKVLAVRLASVATPTLLAAVVVGGIVGLFVGLGAIAAHLGLTADPVEARAEELLPQLSGDFHTLSERALSLYRQCGQSLAKLPREPAREELARTLARITRGAVELASEWAGVEAQLEERATAELQAERDSLERGARASTDPVARRQLEVAAASLAEEVERLGGMRQRRERILARLRAEVALLERARVSLLSLRSGQAQLKAAELASLARRFRALSTAQGEEGQAMDAVAAQVTLTQVAPVEAPPLAPVDPAPLASEGANMPETQQIQEK
- the ybaK gene encoding Cys-tRNA(Pro) deacylase produces the protein MKTNAARLLDSLGIAYTLRDYDVDPDDLSAETVAAKVGMPPEQVFKTLVAKGDRTGVLMAVVPGNAELDLKSLARLSGDRKVETVPLKELQPLTGYIRGGVTALGGKKDYPVFVDETLELFDTVAVSAGVRGTQLVLAPADYLRVTKGRTGPISRPKA